The DNA region GACCAGCTGGCGGCGCAGGCGTTCGCCGCCGGGAAGGTCGACCCGGTGCAGCACGGGCTCACCCGCCCGCCGGAGCTGGAGGGCGAGGCGACCTCGCGCGCGATCCAGCTGGCCAAGGTGACCGGGGCGCCGCTGTACATCGTGCACCTGTCGGCGTCGCAGGCGCTGGCGGCGGTCGCGGAAGCACGTGACGACGGGCAGAACGTCTTCGCGGAGACGTGTCCTCAGTATCTCTATCTGTCCATCGAGGACTTGGCGAAACCCGATTTCGAGGGCTCGAAGTACGTCGCCTCTCCCCCGCTGCGCGAAAAGTCGCATCAGGCGGATCTGTGGCGAGGTCTGCGCACCAACGATCTCTCGGTGGTGTCGACGGACCACTGCCCGTTCTGTTTCAAGGACCAGAAGGAACTCGGCCGCGGCGACTTCCGCGCGATCCCCAACGGGATCCCCGGCGTCGAGCACCGGATGGACCTGCTGCACCAAGGTGTCGTGGCGGGCGAGCTGACGCTCGGGCGCTGGGTCGAGACCTGCTCGACCACCCCGGCGCGGATGTTCGGGCTGTACCCGCGCAAGGGGTCATCGCGGCGGGTTCGGACGCGGACATCGTCGTCTACGACCCGGCGGCGAAGCAGACCCTTTCGGTCGAGACGCACCACATGAACGTGGACTACTCGGCTTACGAGGGGATGGAGATCACCGGCAAGGTCGAGACCGTGCTCTCGCGCGGGCGCGTGGTGGTGTCGCCGTCCGGTTTCTCGGGCAGTACGACGCACGGGAAATTCCTCTCGCGCGACCTGAACCAGTACCTGAATTGAGGTGGCCGTGGACTTCGGGATAGTTCTCCAGACCGATCCGCCCGCGCGCGACCTCGTGCGGCTGATGAAGGCCGCCGAGGACCAGGGGTTCCGTTACGGCTGGACCTTCGACTCGTGCGTGCTGTGGCAGGAACCGTTCGTCATCTACTCGCAGATCCTCGCGGCGACGTCGTCGATGATCGTGGGCCCGATGGTGACCAGCCCGGCCACGCGGGACTGGTCGGTGATGGCGTCGACCTTCGCCACACTTAACGACATGTACGGCAACCGGACGGTCTGCGGCATCGGCCGCGGCGATTCGGCGCACCGGGTGGTCGGCATGCCACCGTCCACTTTGGCCACCGTGCGCGAGTGCATGCACGTGGTCAAGGAACTGGCCGAAGGACGCGAAGTCCTGTTGCGGGACAAGCCGGTGCAGATCCCCTGGATCCGCAACGGCAGGCTCGAGATGTGGATGGCGGGATACGGGCCGAAGGCGCTGAAGACCGTCGGCGAACACGCCGACGGCTTCATCCTCCAGTGCGCCGATCCCGCGATCGCCCGGTGGACCATCGGTTCCGTCCGCGAGGCCGCTCGCGCGGCGGGCCGGGATCCGGCCGGGATCACGATCTGCCTCGCGGCCCCGGCCTACGTCGGCGACGACCTGGCGCATCAGCGGGAGCAGCTGCGTTGGTTCGGCGGGATGGTCGGCAACCATGTCGCGGATCTCGTGGCACGGTACGGCGATTCCGGGCCGGTGCCGCACGAGCTGACCGACTACATCCGGGAGCGGCAGGGTTACGACTACTCGCACCACGGGCGGGCGGGGAATCCGTCGACCGACTTCGTCCCGGACGAGATCGTGGACCGGTTCTGCCTGCTCGGGCCGTCGTCGGCGCACGTCGACCGGCTGGAGGAGCTGGCTTCGCTCGGTGTCGACCAGTTCTCGCTGTACCTGATGCACGACCAGCGCGAGGAAACCCTGAAGCGGTACGGCTCCGAAGTCATCAACCGCTGACAAGCTCGTGAGTGGCAAGGACGGTTAGAACCGTCCTTGCCACTCACGAGACGTCACCCGAACCAGGCGGCGAGGGCTTCACGCAGGCCCTCGGCGTCGTCTCCGGCCCAGGCGACGTAGCCGTCCGGGCGGATCAGGAGGACGTCGGCGGGCCGGTCCTCGGCCTTCGCGGTGTGGACGTCCACGTGCCCTCGCGCGAGTTCGCGGAGTTCCGGTCGCCCGGCGAGGTCGAGCAGGACCGGCCGCGCCGCCCGCAGCAGCCCGGCGACGCTGGTCGGACCGTCGTCGGTCTCCAGGGCGAGCTCCGGGACGAACGTGCCGGCGAGCGCGTGCGCGGAACCGGGCATCGGGTAGCGCGTGTCGGTCCCGGCGACATGGGAGGCCAGGCGTCGCGCGGCCTGCTCGTCGTCCAGCAGTTCCTGGAAGACCGCGCGCAGCGCTTCGGCGGCTTCGTCGTGCCCTCGCCGCAACGCGACCTGCGCCCGGGACTGCAGGAGCGCACGCGCACCGGCGGCGTGCCGTTCCGCGTGATAGGTGTCCAGCAGCCCTTCCGGCGCCCGGCCCTGGATCTCGGCGGCCAGCTTCCAGGCGAGGTTGACC from Amycolatopsis sp. EV170708-02-1 includes:
- a CDS encoding TIGR03842 family LLM class F420-dependent oxidoreductase; the encoded protein is MDFGIVLQTDPPARDLVRLMKAAEDQGFRYGWTFDSCVLWQEPFVIYSQILAATSSMIVGPMVTSPATRDWSVMASTFATLNDMYGNRTVCGIGRGDSAHRVVGMPPSTLATVRECMHVVKELAEGREVLLRDKPVQIPWIRNGRLEMWMAGYGPKALKTVGEHADGFILQCADPAIARWTIGSVREAARAAGRDPAGITICLAAPAYVGDDLAHQREQLRWFGGMVGNHVADLVARYGDSGPVPHELTDYIRERQGYDYSHHGRAGNPSTDFVPDEIVDRFCLLGPSSAHVDRLEELASLGVDQFSLYLMHDQREETLKRYGSEVINR